A window of Salmo trutta chromosome 33, fSalTru1.1, whole genome shotgun sequence genomic DNA:
AGGTGGAGGAGGCCTGGAGAGGGGGTACGGGCGGAGCAGTGGCAGGGAAGACTCACTAGGTTAAgtaggctctagttttgtctaatcttgattattgtccagtcgtgttgtccagtgctgcaaggaaagacctagttaaactgcagctggcccagaacagagcaccacgttttgctcttaattgtaatcagagggctgatataataATGCATGGAACTTAATaatgcatggaacttccttccacctcatattgctcaaataaacagcaaatttggtttcaaaaaacagataaagcaacacatcGTGgcacaactcctctcctctatttgacctagatagttggTCTGTATgaattgatatgtaggctacgtgtgtctttacattttttttatgtagttctgtccttgagctgttcttgtctattgatgttctgtattatgtcattctgtattatgtttcatgttttgtgtggaccccagcaagagtagctgctgctttttcaacagctaatggggatcctaataaaataccaaataccactACCGCAATGTCTTCACCAGCGGTCTACATCCTCACCAAGCTAGCAGAGAGTAGTTCGTATGCCCCCTTCACTGGACAGGTGGCTCCAGTGGCCGTTCTGAAGCCCAGGAAGGCATATCAGCAGGCGGTGGTGAGCATCCTGCCGGGCAGGTCAAAGGTCTAGTGGGGTGTTATGCCCTGTTCCATTACCTGACTGTGGGGGGTTGATGATGCAGTCTACAGCCTGGCCAGGGAGAGGCTGGAGCAGCCCAAGGGTCAGCTAGCAGCGAGGCTAAcagtgacacacagacacagagctcTGCTGCCTCAGAGTGTGAGGCCCTGGCTGTCCAGCAGGCGGCACTGCTGTGCTACCACAGCAGCACCAGCGTGTACCCAGTCAGCCATCTCAGACTGACGCTGACCTCGGCGCTAGCCTGCTCTGCCTCGAGTGCCCCCCTGTGGCAGCTCTATGTGCAGATGGAGAACCGCTACCACAGTGACGGCAGGGCACGCCGCCTCTTCCACAGCGTGACCAAGGCTAGTGACAGTGTCGTGCCACGCCTGTTCGCCATCAGTGCAGAGGAAGCAGCTGGTGGACTCTACAGACGTGGGAACACTGAGGATGGAAGACTTTAATCAGTATCAATTTAATCAAATAATGTtgataacagaacacacacacagagatagtaCTAGTCTGCAGTAGCTCACATTTAGATTGAAGTTCATTTGGTTAGCTAAGTGGATGTTTTTTTACGAGTTGTTATTGCTTTCTTGGCAGGTCTGGTTGCTATGGCGACACTTTCTCCACCCTTCCAGAGAACGGCCTAAGCAACCGTATTCGCTCACTGTTTGAGAACACCATAGCAACAGAGCACGGGGTCCACTGTCCGTTGCTGTGGCGGATGTACATGAACTTCCTGGTACGACACCTCTGGTACGACACCTCTTTAAAACATACCCCTAAATCATCCATACCCCTAAATCAGAACCTCAGACAGAGTTCCCATGGAGGAGGTGGACATACTGCTGGAGGACTGAGGctctaaaactcttcccacagtgcaACAGGGGCCTGGCTTCCTCAGACACTACTGTGGACACCCAGACGTCGTGCACTGACCAATAGAACAGTGTCCTCCAGAAAAAATAGCATTTTACTTTTCAAACAGTGTGAATAAATTATTTTACATACACTGTATTATGTGTTAATTAAAAAATGTCCATATTTTGATGTATTTAGTATCTATTTTTATGTCAAGGACTTGAGTTTAaactgataaaaaaatatattactcTTGATAATTTAAaattaatgttttgtttttcaacacTGGTCTGCCaacctttatttaaaaataagCTCTAAGCCTTTCACGCATTGTGAATCCTGAGGGATGCTTGTGTGCATTTCCTGCGGGATAACGACATCACAGCTTAATGGTGTGGAACAGCACACCAGAGTGTACACTTTAGAgtcaggagggaaggagagaggaaacacAGACATGAGGGTAGAGAAGCtttatatagtctcattactgcTTATCCTTCAGAGTAGTAGAGCATCCACTCTGGCTGTCTCAGGTGAGTCTGACACTTCTGATGACCTTTAACCTATTATAATGTGCCTCTGAGTTTACTGGATTGGCCTCTGCCTTTACATGCTACTAACTATATGCTACATTTCTACTTGATACCAACTACTCAGGCTGTGCTATGGTGATGTAGAATTTCATTAGTGAAATATATGGTAGCTTGGATATCATGTCGCCTTGCTGATCCTATGTAGTTATTTCGCATAGCTGTATTTAAGTTTTTTCCTGAAATCAGATCAACAGAACTTTTAtcttatatattttaaaataacttCCATTCATGATGTTCTTTATTCTGATCACAGATAAAGAATGTAATGATGATGCATTTCCTGTCCGGGAAGACTGTGAAGTTGACACAGTGTGTGGAGAAGCTGTATGTCATCACAACCAGTATGTCACCTGCCATGTCAACCGCTGTGGCACCTGTGAACCTGTGTTCCGAGGCTATGACAACATCACTGTCAACTGCACCCGGTGTAAGACCATCTTCTGTAGTATTGGCTTATATCTCTTACCTGCAGTGGGATTTGCCTTGTATATCAGTATGATTTTAGACATTTAGGCTTGGACATAAATTAAGTGGTTCAATTGCTTCCTTTGTATAAATCCACACACATTACTCTGTAGGCTATGTCTTTCTGATATCTGAGTAAGTTTGGAATGATACATGAAATTGGAAATATCTCATGTTATTCAACTCTTCATCAGTGACTCCCAAGTGTCGTCTAATACACCTGGAGATGTTGAGCAAGCACAGGACAGGAACCATGTTAACTGGGGGGAGTTTAGGGACAGAGTACCATCCAAACTGTGATGGCGCTGGTATGTTCAGACCTAAACAATGCAGAGAGGAGGACACCAAACTATGCTGGTGTGTTAACAAGGCTGGAGTCCCAGTCTCTGACCAGACACATGACCCCCTCAAATGTGACAGGCTGGTCACAGTCCAGTGAGTGAAATCATGAAGTAaactatatatttattattaattATATATTGTTTCTAAAATACATAAGTGATCAATTATGTTCTCTCTTTCATTTGTAGTGTCATTGATATTCAATTCACATTTAAAGTGGAGTTCACACCTGTTGCAAAAACCATGGATGAGATACGACGGTATGTGTTCTTCCTCTAGTAACCCATTGATATGCAgtttttattaaatacattttttattgagAAGTTATGTTGTCACGACACCATTGTTGTTTCAGGCAGTTGGTATTAAAGCTGGACAGGGAATATACGCTGGATAAAATACAGATCTTAGACATAACTGTGAGTAAGCAGGCATGTTTCCTCATTGATTATCGTTTGAGATTGTGAGTGAGCTCTGTCTTTATGAATGTGTCATCTGTGCTGGTCGGCCACCTCCTCAGGTGCGGGAGCTGTATCAAGTAGTGTCCATCCGCCTGACTGACAACAGGACAGACAAAGAGCCAGTGGACATAGCAACTGTGGCCTACTACATTGAGAGAGATGTAAGACATTTTATAAGAGCTGTATCTGCTTTCAGACATTTCAAAAAGGCTGTTTGCTTGTAAAGTCATTGAATATCTCTAACAGTCAGTGGAAGCTCCATATTTTAAGAAATAATACTTTTTTGTATAAAGGTCTGTTCAATCTGGCATGCCTGGTGCTAATATTTTGCTTTAACTATGAAGTGAAATGTAACTGTTTTGCCATCCCCTCTAGTTGAAAAGCAACAAGTTTGGGTTTGAGGTGGACGGCCGGAGACTAGAGGTGGCGAGGGACTCCGTCAAGGTCCTATTCTTTCACTATGACCACCCACACATGGACATGACCATCAATCCAGGCTTTGCTGCCCTCATCCTCATCATTGCTCTGGCCATTATCAttggtgtttctgtgtctgtgagTAAGAGCAAAACTAATTGTACACTAGATTCAGCACAATACCGCTGCCATCCTCACATCAcaacttctctctttctctttgtccatCACTGTTGTCAGGTGGTGGTACGAAGGAAAGCTCTGCTGGAGAGGAGATTCCAGTTTGAAGTCATTGAGGTATAGTCTGATACAGCAAATTGCTGCATTCATCTGAACTCTTAATGtattgtcctgtgttttactcTCCCTTTTTAAATGCCGGTTCAGGGGCAGGACAACCACCTGGAACAGCAAGAAGCTACCATGACCTACTTTGTTATGTGACATACTTTATCTTTGTTGGTTATAgtagatttgtttgttttttagttGTCATTCAGTTCATTTATATGCAAAGTTGTTGTCCAATtatctctgtccctgacaaacaGTCAACTGCACATTATGGAAATATTGTAATTGGTTGATTTCTTAACATGGATTCTAACTTGTTGCTTTAATGAAATATTAAACAAGAATTGACCATGGTTGAAAAAAAATATCAATATGTACTTTATTTGAAATAAAAATCTGAATTGTTTCAAATTGTTTTACTATTATTGTACTTCAAGAGGTGATACTTAGAAGGTTATGGTAACAGACCATAATACAAGATTGGTATTCAATTCTGCAGCTATTAAAGAACAAACAGCTGGCTACATCTAGTCCAAACTATACAATGAACATGTATGAAAGGTTTTACTAGGCAATAACAGTTTCGAAGCAGTAAGTGAAAGAACAGGACATTTCTGAAGTGCGTTCCGCCCCTGTTGTTAGAGGTATAGTCCCTCTGGTGTCCCTTCCTGTTTCTTATACAACACGTTCTCCTTCGACTTCTTAAAGTCCTCGTTCGTCACCTTCATCCTGCGCTCTCTCAGAGCCATCAGCCCTGCCTCTGTACAAATGGCCTGAAATTAGAGAAATAAGTTAAACACTTCAGTGAAAATTCTTTGAGGTGCCGCAGGATGGCAGCAAAACCAGAAGGTAAAAGTTAAATAGAAGGGCATACAGTCTTTCTTTTGAGTAGTCTAATTACTATCTCCCAGCTTGTTGCTGCAACGTCAGTACTGCACCTTGATGTCAGCTCCGGAGAGGTCATCCTTGGCCAGGATCAGTTCGTCCAGGGTCACATCATCTGCCACAGTCATCCTGCTGGTGTGGATCTGGAAGATCCTTCGCTTGGTCTTCTCATCCGGCAGGGGGAACTCTATTTTACGGTCAATACGGCCTGAGGAGTGGGGGACAAAAATATATACCAAATCAGAGGACATGCTCCTTGGGGCAATCACATAAGatacgtgatcttcctgtctgggttgggtTCGTGCagtgggggagatcttcatgggctatactcggccttctcagggtagtaagttggtggtttgaagatatccctctggtggtggggggctgtgctttggcaaagtgggtggggttatatcctgcctgtttggctctgtctgggggtatcgtcggacagtgtctcccgacccctcctgtctcagcctccagtatttatgctgcaatagtttgtgtcggggtgCTAGGATCAGTAGgttatttctcctgtcttatcctgtgtgaatttaagtaagcTCCCCCTAACTCtattctctcggaggacctgagccctaggaccatgcctcgggactacctggcctgatgactccttgctgtccccagtccacccgctgctgctccagtttcaactgttctgcctgcggctatggaaccctgacctgttcaccggacgtgctaccttgtcccggacctgatgttttcgactctctctctcccccgcacCTGCTGCCTCTaactgaatgatcagctatgaaaagccaactgacatttactcctgaggtgctgacttgttgcaccctctacaaccactgttatTATtcaaccctgctggtcatctatgaacgtttgaacatcttggccatgtactgttataatctccacccggcacagccagaagaggactggccacccctcagagcctggttcctctctaggtttcttcctaggttccggcctttctagggagtttttcctagctaccgtgcttctagaactgcattgcttgctgtttggggttttaggctgggtttctgtatagcactttgtgacatcagctgatgtaaaaagggctttacagatacattttatttgatactGCATCTCCAATCATTACTTGCTCAATTAATTTAGGTTGGCATAGCCTGCATTGTAATTTCAATTGAAGATTCATAGTCGTATATTAATGTTATCGTGTACCTGGTCTGATGAGTGCAGGGTCCAGGGTCTCTATCCTGTTGGTGGCCATAATGACCTTGACATCACCTCTGGAATCAAAGCCATCCAGCTGGTTAAGCAGCTCCAGCAAAGTCCTCTGGATCTCCCGCTCCCCTCCTGAGTTAGAGTCATACCTGCAGAGGACACAGTACTCAGCCCACACCCTCAACCACTGAGACACACCATAATATTGTAGAGATTACATCCTATACATGGAGGTTCATTGAAGTATACAAAACATAGTACTGTAatccagtggcggtcggtgccatttaagatgagggaggacaattattttgttgttgagcatggccttatttccaTTACTGCATATTGGATgattgtcattcatattccatccacccagttcaatgtaacagtgataggtttaggctactacatgatactctaatttcccctgtacccatcatgaggttgctacaacctagcctatgaatgaacgtttacaacgtaggtgcacacaggtcgagagaaatttgagtaatcaaggtgacaggcAGTGACAcgttcaataccgccttgcacactcttgcctgcatctacaTACAAACagaatgtacattttagtcatttagcagacactagaTAAGAGCGACTTAGTGAGTGCTAGTGGTGTAACGGGCCGTAGTTGATCCGTGATCCATACGGATCACCCCCCCACGGTTCGGCACGCATTTGAACCGCAGATCAATTACAAAGTTTAATCATCATAGTGTGAAACAGTTTTTCTGCCGCTGTTACTTTATAAAGTAATAATTCCCTAAATCTCAATGCAGAGTTGCAGTGAAAAGATAAAGACAGATGCGTGCTGTTTTATACTCTGAAGCCTGAAGGTTGATTTGATTATTTTTGGCATGTTGAATCCCAACGAATCAATCCTGGATACTCGCGTTGTAAAAAGCAAAGAAGAAAAATTTGCAGTGACAGCCATGGCTAGCGGAGGAGCTGAAGAACTGGAAAAGCCTCCCGCTTCATTTAAGTCTCATGTATGGGAGCATTTTGGTTCCCTGTCAAGAAGGGTGGTGGACAACACCATTACGATGTGTAGGCATTGTGCCGTATGATTATGGAAATACATGGAGCATGGTCACACATTTAAAGCGTCATCACCCTGGTGTGTCAGTGACAGGAACAAACTCAGCCAAGAGACAACTTCTCACTGCGGCATTTAAGCAGCCCTTTGCTGCAGAATCAGACCGGGCTAAAGCCATCACCAAATCTATTGGGATGTTTATCACTGCAGACATGAGGCCATACTCTGTTGTGGAAAACAAAGGGTTGAAAAATATGGTGAAAGTGCTTGAGCCACGCTACGAAATCCATTCTCGCACCCACTTCAGTATGAAGATCGTGCCAGATCTTTATGAACAGGAAAAGATCAAAATTGTCGACGAATTATCCAAGGCATCCTCTGTTGCCCTCACCACAGACTGGTGGACCTCCAGGGGAGTGGGAGATGCCAAGTCCGGTGCTACAGACACGCCCCCTCTATGAGAGTCACACAGGCACAAATCTGGCGCAGGTACTGCTAGAAGCAGTAGCAGAGTGGAAGCTAGAGGCACCCAATAGCAATATCCCAACCACCACAGATAATGCCAAGAACCAAGTAAATGCAGTGATAGAGGCTGGACTGGGGCCACAGATAGCTTGCTTTGCACATGATCAATTTAGCATCCCAAAGGGGAATCTCAGTGAACCAGATGGACCGCCTCCTTGGGAGGATCAGGAAGGTGGCTTCCTTTTTCCACCGAAGCACAACAGCCGCTCATGTGCTTAAGACCAAGCAAGAAATGCTACAGCTACCGACCCACAAGCTCATACACCATGTCACAACAAGATAGCTCTCCAACATGTCAGAAATGGAGTTCCATCTTGAGCAGCAGGCAGCTGTATACACTGCACTGACAGACAAGAccctaaaaaaaaaagacatcGTCACCTTGTCTGATGATGATGTGAAAGTGGCAGAGGAGGTCCTCCAGGTGCTCAAACGCCTCAAAATAGTTATAACTCTATTGAGCACTGAAACTGCACCATCTGTGTCCATGATCCTACCTCTGAAAACAAGGATTCTACAATCCATGGCCCCAAGTGAGGAAGACAGCACCATCACTAGAGATGTGAAGGCTGCCATTAGAGAGGACCTGAACCCCAGATACCCCCCTAATGTACAGGACTACCTTCCTAGATCTACTGCACTGGATCCaaggttcaagtccctgtctcacctagaccctgcaCTTCGCCGGAGGACATACAGTGATCTCACCACTGAGATTGTGGCCACTGAAGaggtaaaacaataaaataagtGTGAATTACCTAAATAATAAATATACTGCAGTCTAATGTTAGTCTATGCTATTGCTATTAGAATCATCCATTATTGATTTGGAATAATAATGGCTTTTATTAAATGTTATTGCCACAATTATAGTTCTATGAAAATAATGAGTTAGTTTAATAGATCAAGTCATTTCTTTCTGCAGGGTCAAGCCACAGAGCCGACAG
This region includes:
- the LOC115172409 gene encoding epithelial cell adhesion molecule isoform X2, with translation MDEIRRQLVLKLDREYTLDKIQILDITVRELYQVVSIRLTDNRTDKEPVDIATVAYYIERDLKSNKFGFEVDGRRLEVARDSVKVLFFHYDHPHMDMTINPGFAALILIIALAIIIGVSVSVVVRRKALLERRFQFEVIEGQDNHLEQQEATMTYFVM
- the LOC115172409 gene encoding epithelial cell adhesion molecule isoform X1; this translates as MLVCISCGITTSQLNGVEQHTRVYTLESGGKERGNTDMRVEKLYIVSLLLILQSSRASTLAVSDKECNDDAFPVREDCEVDTVCGEAVCHHNQYVTCHVNRCGTCEPVFRGYDNITVNCTRLTPKCRLIHLEMLSKHRTGTMLTGGSLGTEYHPNCDGAGMFRPKQCREEDTKLCWCVNKAGVPVSDQTHDPLKCDRLVTVHVIDIQFTFKVEFTPVAKTMDEIRRQLVLKLDREYTLDKIQILDITVRELYQVVSIRLTDNRTDKEPVDIATVAYYIERDLKSNKFGFEVDGRRLEVARDSVKVLFFHYDHPHMDMTINPGFAALILIIALAIIIGVSVSVVVRRKALLERRFQFEVIEGQDNHLEQQEATMTYFVM